A window of Mycolicibacterium holsaticum DSM 44478 = JCM 12374 genomic DNA:
GACGGTCAGACGCTCGGCCTGGACCGCACCCGCACCCCCGTGGAATTCGACCGGGTGCTGGCGATGATCGACAAGCTGGCCGTGCAGTTGGAAGGCGACGGGCACGGGTCCGGCCCGGTCGCCGACCTGCTCTCGGTCAGCGCCGCGATGACCGAGGGCAACGGCACAAAGATCCGGTCGGCGCTGGGGGAGCTGTCGACCGCGCTGAGGATGAGCAAGGAACGCGGCGCCCCGACCGGTGACGCGATCACGAAGATCGTCACCAACCTGGAAAGCCTGACCACCGCGTCAGCCGAGAACGACCGGACCATCCGCGACTTCGGCTCGTCGATGCGCCAACTCAGCGATGTGATGGCGGCCGAACAGCTCGGCAGCGGGTCGACCGGCGCGCAGATCAACCAGATCCTCACCGAAACAGCCGATCTGATCGAGGACAACCGGGACGCGCTGAAGTCGACGGCTGCCGGTTTCGAGACGACCACCAAGGCCATCGCCGACTACCGGCGCGAGCTCGCGGAAACGCTGGATGTGGCGCCGATGCTGCTCGACAACGTCTACAACATGATCGACCACGAGAAGAACGCGATTCGCTCGCATCCCGTGCTCGACAAGGTCGAACTCAACGGTCAGCTGACCAAGGAGGTGTGCAACCTGCTGGGCATGAAGCAGTTGGGATGCACCACCGGGACCGTCCAGGACTTCGGCCCCGATTTCGGAATCACCAGCATGCTCGAGGGATTGGCAGGTCTTACCCCATGACACCGGTCTTGGCGATACCGGCGCGCAGACCGCTCCGCGCGCTTGCCGCGCTCACCACGGCAGTGGCTCTGGTGGGTGGGCTGGCGGGCTGTTCGATGGGCCTGGACCGGATCCCGTTGCCTGCGCCGTCCGTCGGCGCGGACACATACGAGATCAGCGCGACGTTCGCCAACGCGCTGAACCTGCCCGCCAAGGCCAAGGTGCGGCTGTCCGGCGCCGACGTCGGCGAGGTCGAGTCGATGACCGCCCGCGACTACACGGCGGTGGTGACGATGCGGATCGCCTCGAATGTCGCGATCCCCGCCGGCACAACCGCCGAATTGCGGTCGGCCACCCCGCTCGGCGACATCTTCGTCGCGCTGACACCGCCTGCCGACGCATCCGCCACGACCACACCGCTGGCGCCGGGCGCGGTGCTTCCGCTGGCCTCCACGGCGTCGGCCGCCTCGGTGGAAGACGTGCTGAGCACCGCGGCGCTGCTCGTCAACGGGGGAGCGATCCGCAACCTGACCCGGCTGATCAACGGGATGGGCCGCGCGGTCGGCGGTAAGGGTGAGGATCTGAACAAGTTCGTCGACGAGTCCACCCGGCTGATCCAGAGCCTCTCGGCCCGTTCGGATTCCATCAAGCGCGCGCTCAACCAGACCGGCGATCTGTCCGCCACGATGGCGGCCCGGCAGAAATCCATCGACGCGGCCATCGAGGCTGCCGGCCCCGCGCTGGGCGCCGTCGCGGAGAACACCGACCGGATCGTCGATCTGATCGCACAGCTGAACCGGATCACCCTGCAACTGGCCAAGTTTCCTTCGGTGCGCGGGGAGGAGTCGCGCAGCATGATGGCCGACCTCAACCGGCTCTCCGCGGGCCTCAACGACGCGTCGACGGCGCCCGGCGCGTCGCTGGCCAACTTCAACCTGATGTTCGGCCCGATCCTCAAGACGACCAACTCGACTGCATCCAACGTCGAGATCGATCTCGCCGACCTCGCTGTCGGTGCGTTCGCCGACCCGCACCACCCCGCCGATCCGGGCAGCCGTGGGCCGGGGCGAGAAGACTTCCGCAATCTGGTCGGCAGCATCTCCTACGAGCTGTTGATGGTCCGCAACAAGTTCTGGGGTGCGCCCACCCCGCCGCCCGGAATGCCGCAGCCGCCCAACCTGATCGGGCCGAATCCCGGCAACCTCACACCCGCTCCGTCACCGCCGGGACTGCCGCCACCCCCGCCGACGGCTCCGCCGGGGGGGTCGCTGGAGGGGCCACCGTGAGAGCGCTGTTGAACGCATTGGGTTGGGCGAAGCTGCACCGACTGGGCCTGTCGGCGATCGCGCTGGCGATGATGTTCGTCATCGGTGTGACGTACCTGATGTTCGGTACGTTGCGGCTGGATCCGTCGCGCACCGAGGCGGTGATCCGCGTGCACCTCGAGCAGACCGGTGGTCTGCTGCCGGGCCAGGACGTGACGCTTCGCGGGGTGCCGGTGGGCCGGGTGCGCTCGATCGAGTTGTCCGACACCGGTGCGGTGGCAGTGGCGGCGATCCATCCGGGTACCCGGATCCCCACCGATACCGAGGTGCGGGTATCGGCGCTGTCACCCGCCGGTGAGCAGTACCTGGACTTCCGCGCCGACCGCAACGACGGGCCCTACCTCGCCGACGGTGCCGAAATCGCCAGTGACCGAACGCGAACGCCGGTGACGCTGGCCAAGCTGCTCGGCGATCTCGACGGCGCCCTCGAGCAGGTCGACCCCGCACGGTTGTCGGCCGTCCTCGACGAGCTGCGGGTGGGCCCGGACGGGGCGGACAAACTCGCCGCCATTCTCGACGGTGGCGCGTTCCTGGTGTCGACGCTCGATTCGGTGCTGCCGCAGACGGTCAGCCTCATCCGGAACAGCAAGGTGGTGCTGTCGACGGTGCGTGATGTCAGCCCCGGGATGGCCGCGACGTCGGCGGACCTTTCGACGATCCTCGGTGGCGTCGAACGCATGGACGGCGGCTACCGGACCTTGCTGGACCGCGGCCCCGAAGCGTTCGCGGGCATCGACGCCGTCATCGCCGACAACTCACCGACGATGGTGCAGTTGCTGGGCAACCTGACCACTGTGTCCCAGTTGGCGTATCTGCGGGTGCCCGCCCTGCAGGAGTTTTTCTTCCCGCAGTACCGCGCCGGTTCGGCGCTCGACGCGGTCGGCAGCACCTTCCGCGACGGCGGGGTGTGGGGCGCGGTGAGCCTGTACTCGCGGTACGGGTGCGACTACAACCTGCCGAAGGCCCCGCCGACACTGACCGACTTCCCGGAGCCGTTCCTGTACACCTACTGCCCGAACCCGGATCCGAAATATCTTGTGCGGGGCGCGCGCAACGCACCGCGACCACCGGGTGACGACACCGCGGGCCCACCACCGGGTGCGCATCCGTTACAGCGCGCCGATCCGGTTCCGACCGGCCCGCTGACCATTCCGACGCCCTACGGCGGCCCCTTCCTGCCACTTCCACCACCGCCGAGCGGTCCGTGATGCGGGCTACCCCGAAAGGAGCAGACGATGACTACCCGGGAACAGGCATCGACACTGGATGCCACCGGCGACACCGACGCTGAAGAGGTCCGGCCCGAGGAGACCGGCCTGGCACCGGATTCCCCGCGGCGCCGGTGGCTGCGTTGGCCCGGTCGCAAGACGGTGGCCCTCGGGGCGGGCGCCGCGCTCGTGGTCGGCGCATTGGTGACCAGCGCGCTGCTGGCGCTCGAACTGCAGCGGGACCGGGCGATCGCCGACGCCGGCCAGCAGGCCCTCGCCGCCGCGCAGCAGTACGCAATCGTGCTGACCAGTGTCGACGCGGCCAAGCTCGACGCGAACTTCGCGGCGGTGCTGGACGGTGCGACCGGCGAATTCAAGACGATGTACAGCGAGTCCAGTAGTCAGCTTAAACAGGCGCTCATCGACAACAAGGCCAGCGCCGACGGAAAGGTCGTCGCGGCGGGTATCAAGTCGGCGACACAGGACAAGGTGGAGGTGATGCTCTTCCTCGATCAGGCGGTCACCAACGCGCTGAATCCCGAACCGCGCCTTGATCGCAACCGGATCATCATCACGATGGAAAAGGTCGACGGCCGCTGGCTGGCCAGCGACGTCGTGCTGCCATGAGCCGGGTTCTCGCGCGGTGGGCGGGCCCGCTGCTCGCCATCACGCTCGTCGGGCTGCTCGTCGGCGCGGCGCCCACGGCCGACGCGGACGCCATATCCAACGGCGTCACCTACACCGTCGTACCTGACGTCCGCGCCGGGGTCAGCCCCCAGGGGCCCGGTGAGTGGACGGTGAACTACGAGAAACTCGCCGGCGGCAATCCCGCGGTCACCGACGCGATCAACCGGATCCTCGACGACGAGGCCGACGGTCAGGTGTGGCTCTTCGCCGCCAGCGCCAGCAAGAGCTCCCGGTGGGTGTTCAACACCGATGGCAGGTTGCTGTTTCGGCCGATGACCATCTCAGCGCTGTTCAAGGGTCAGTACAACGCGTTCGACCTACCGAACATGCCTGTCGACACCGTGGCCACGCGGGTCTTCGACTCGCGCAGCGGGATCCAGATCGTCTGGGGCAACCTGTTCGTCGATGAACAGGCCGGGCTGAACCGGTTGGGCGAGTTGACCAAGCAGATCCTGCCCGCCACCTACCCGACGCCGCCGCTTGGCGGGTGGGGCGAGTACTACGCGGGGTGGGCGCCGGTGCAGCGCAACTTCCGATTCTGGATTCCGACCGACGCGGGCCTCCAAATTCACTTCCCCGAAGGACAATTCGGCAGGGAGGTTCGCTCGATCACCGTTCCTTGGGCCGCGGTCACGGATCTCATCGACCCGGTGTTCGCGCCCATCACCAGTTGAGAACGTCGTCCGGTCCGCCGGGGTTGCACCCCGAGTTCTGCATGATGATGCTGGACACGACCGGTCGCCACGGTTCGAGGTTCCAGGTGCCGACCTTGCCGGGGTTGGTGAACGTGGACAGCTGCCAGTAGCACAGAAACTGGTTCTGCATGGACAGCGTATTGGCGTCCGGCGCATGTTCGAGCAACTCCGCCCACGCGTCGTAGCTCTGCGCGCCGTTGGTGAAGACCCCCGACCCGGCCCAGCCCCACGCGGTGGGGTAGATCCGCAGGGTCGCCCGATCGCCGTGGTACTCCCACACCGTGTGGTCGATGTAGTCGGGGGAGCCCGCCGGGCGCGCGGGCAGTGGCGCCGCCTGTGCCACCACCGCGCCGGAAAGTAGCGCCGCGGCGCCCGCGGCGATGGCCAGCAAGCGAGCGACCCTCACGACTTCACCTCAGCCGACCGGCCATTGAAGCGCCTTGTGCTGCAAGTACTCCGCCAGCCCGTGCTCACCGAACTCCCGGCCGATACCGCTGTGCTTGTAGCCGCCGAACGGTGCGCTGGGGTTCAATCCGCCGCCGCCACCGTTGATGATGACGGTGCCGGCGCGCAACCGGCGGCCGACCGCCACCGCACGCAGCGGGTCTGCCGACCAGACGCCGCCCGCCAACCCGTAGCGGCTGTCGTTGGCCAGCCGCACCGCTTCGTCGTCGTCGCTGAACGGAATCACCACGCCGACCGGGCCGAAAAACTCGTCCTGCGCGATGCGCATCGAGTTGTCGACGCCGACGAACAGCGTCGGCTCCACGAAATAGCCACGTTCGCATTGTGCGGGACGCTTTCCGCCGAAGGCGATCTGGGCGCCCTCGTCGACCCCGGTGGCGATCAGCGACTCGACCCGCCGGCGTTGAGCCTCACGGATCAGCGGCCCCATCATCGTCGTCGGATCTGACGGGTCGCCGACGCTGATGAAGCCCAGCACGGCGGTGATGCGGGCGACCAGTTCGTCATGGAGGGACTGATGCACCAGGATCCGGGTCAGCAGCGCGCAGCCCTGGCCGGCGTGCGTGACGATGCCCGCGAGCACGCTCTCCATCACCTTGTCGAGGTCGGCGTCCTCGAGGAGGATGTTCGCCGACTTGCCTCCGAGTTCGAGGACGACCTTCTTCAGGGAATCCGCGGCCTGCGTGTACACCCTGCGGCCCACCGCATCCGAGCCGGTAAAGCTGACCAGGTCGACCCCTGGGTGGGTGGTCAGCGCCTCGCCCTCGGCGATGTCGCCGGTGATGACGTTGAGCACGCCCGGGGGCAGCCCGGCGGTCTCGGCGATCTCGCCGAGTACCAGCGCCTCCAGCGGCGTGTACGGCGACGGTTTGAGCACCGCCGTGCAGCCGGCGGCCAGCGCGGGTCCGACCTTGGCCAGGTTGAGCAGGAACGGGAAGTTGAACGGGGTGATGAGCGCGGCCACGCCGTACGGTTCGCGCAGCACCATGCCCTGGCCGATGCCGTGTCCCATCACCGGCCGCACCGGGGGCTCGAAGTCGAACTGTGGCAGCACCCGGTTGGTCAGGTCGCAGAAGTGGTCGATCGGGGTGCCGACCTGAAGCATCTCGGCGAGCATCCGGGTCGAGCCGGCCTCGGCGATGTTCAACTCGATGAGTTCGTCTCGGCGCCGGGTGAGTTCGTCGGCCATGGCGGCCAGGATGCGGCCGCGTTGAGCCGGGCGCATCGTCGGCCACGGTCCTTCGTCGAAGGCGTTGCGTGCCGCGGTGACAGCGGCGTCGACGTCGGCGACGGTTGCCTGTGGCACCTCGGCGATGGTTTCTTCGGTCGCCGGGTTCACCACCGTGACGGTGTCGTTGCCGGTGCCCGACGTCCACGCGCCGTTGATGAACAAGCCTCCGCGGGTGGAAACTGTCGTGGCAGTCACAGAACTCCTCCTAGTTGGATGTCATTGAGTAAGCTGAATTAAATATTTGACGGAGTTGCTCGGCGGATGGGGCAGGGGTGTGATGGATCTGGCCGGGCGTGGTGACCGCTCGTCCAAGCTGGTCCGCGCCCCCAAGACCGCCGAGCTGATCGCCGACCACCTGCGCAGCAGTATCGTTCGCGGGGTGCTCAAGAAGGGCGACGTACTGCCGACCGAGGTCGAACTCGTCCGGCAGTTCGGGGTATCCCGGCCCACCCTGCGCGAAGCCTTTCGGATCCTGGAGAGTGAGTCGCTGATCGTGGTGCGCCGCGGTTCGCGGGGTGGCGTGCTGGTGTCCTCGCCCGAAACCGCCGTGGCCGCAAGGGACTTCGGGCTGTTGCTGCAGATGTCGAAGACCACGCTGGCCGACGTGTATGAGGCACGCAAGGTCTTCGAACCCGCCGCCGCTGAGCTGCTGGCCAACCGGGCCCGGCCCGACGACATCGCCGAATTGCAGTCCACTGCCGCGACATTGGCGGAGTTGATCGCTGACGGGACCGAACAAGCCGACTTTCGCGAGTGGTCGGCGGCGGTCTTCCGGTTCCACGATGTCATCCTCGATCGGTCCGGAAACAACACCATGGCACTGGTCGGTGCGGTGCTGCGTGACATCGTCACCAAGCACATGGAGCGTGTGGTCAGGACCGCCGCCGGCCCCGGCGTCGTCGAGAAACAATTCAAGCAGACGTTGCGCACCTTCGAGAAGTTCATCGCGCTGGTCGAAGACGGAGACGGGGCAGGAGCCAGGGACCTCTGGACCGCGCACATGAATCGGGCGGGCCGCCGGATGCTCTGGGGCGATCTCGCCAACGAAACGGTCATCGACCTCTACTCCTGACACGTCAGCCCAGCGCCCCCTGCTCGCGCAGGTCGGCGATCGTGTCCCAGTCCATGCCGCAGTCCAACAGGATCTCCTCGGTGTGCTGGCCGAGTTCGGGTGCCGGTCCCACCGGAGTGGTTGGCACGCCGTCGA
This region includes:
- a CDS encoding aldehyde dehydrogenase family protein — its product is MTATTVSTRGGLFINGAWTSGTGNDTVTVVNPATEETIAEVPQATVADVDAAVTAARNAFDEGPWPTMRPAQRGRILAAMADELTRRRDELIELNIAEAGSTRMLAEMLQVGTPIDHFCDLTNRVLPQFDFEPPVRPVMGHGIGQGMVLREPYGVAALITPFNFPFLLNLAKVGPALAAGCTAVLKPSPYTPLEALVLGEIAETAGLPPGVLNVITGDIAEGEALTTHPGVDLVSFTGSDAVGRRVYTQAADSLKKVVLELGGKSANILLEDADLDKVMESVLAGIVTHAGQGCALLTRILVHQSLHDELVARITAVLGFISVGDPSDPTTMMGPLIREAQRRRVESLIATGVDEGAQIAFGGKRPAQCERGYFVEPTLFVGVDNSMRIAQDEFFGPVGVVIPFSDDDEAVRLANDSRYGLAGGVWSADPLRAVAVGRRLRAGTVIINGGGGGLNPSAPFGGYKHSGIGREFGEHGLAEYLQHKALQWPVG
- a CDS encoding MlaD family protein — translated: MRALLNALGWAKLHRLGLSAIALAMMFVIGVTYLMFGTLRLDPSRTEAVIRVHLEQTGGLLPGQDVTLRGVPVGRVRSIELSDTGAVAVAAIHPGTRIPTDTEVRVSALSPAGEQYLDFRADRNDGPYLADGAEIASDRTRTPVTLAKLLGDLDGALEQVDPARLSAVLDELRVGPDGADKLAAILDGGAFLVSTLDSVLPQTVSLIRNSKVVLSTVRDVSPGMAATSADLSTILGGVERMDGGYRTLLDRGPEAFAGIDAVIADNSPTMVQLLGNLTTVSQLAYLRVPALQEFFFPQYRAGSALDAVGSTFRDGGVWGAVSLYSRYGCDYNLPKAPPTLTDFPEPFLYTYCPNPDPKYLVRGARNAPRPPGDDTAGPPPGAHPLQRADPVPTGPLTIPTPYGGPFLPLPPPPSGP
- a CDS encoding DUF3298 domain-containing protein, whose translation is MSRVLARWAGPLLAITLVGLLVGAAPTADADAISNGVTYTVVPDVRAGVSPQGPGEWTVNYEKLAGGNPAVTDAINRILDDEADGQVWLFAASASKSSRWVFNTDGRLLFRPMTISALFKGQYNAFDLPNMPVDTVATRVFDSRSGIQIVWGNLFVDEQAGLNRLGELTKQILPATYPTPPLGGWGEYYAGWAPVQRNFRFWIPTDAGLQIHFPEGQFGREVRSITVPWAAVTDLIDPVFAPITS
- a CDS encoding FadR/GntR family transcriptional regulator, which translates into the protein MTELLGGWGRGVMDLAGRGDRSSKLVRAPKTAELIADHLRSSIVRGVLKKGDVLPTEVELVRQFGVSRPTLREAFRILESESLIVVRRGSRGGVLVSSPETAVAARDFGLLLQMSKTTLADVYEARKVFEPAAAELLANRARPDDIAELQSTAATLAELIADGTEQADFREWSAAVFRFHDVILDRSGNNTMALVGAVLRDIVTKHMERVVRTAAGPGVVEKQFKQTLRTFEKFIALVEDGDGAGARDLWTAHMNRAGRRMLWGDLANETVIDLYS
- a CDS encoding MCE family protein; this encodes MTPVLAIPARRPLRALAALTTAVALVGGLAGCSMGLDRIPLPAPSVGADTYEISATFANALNLPAKAKVRLSGADVGEVESMTARDYTAVVTMRIASNVAIPAGTTAELRSATPLGDIFVALTPPADASATTTPLAPGAVLPLASTASAASVEDVLSTAALLVNGGAIRNLTRLINGMGRAVGGKGEDLNKFVDESTRLIQSLSARSDSIKRALNQTGDLSATMAARQKSIDAAIEAAGPALGAVAENTDRIVDLIAQLNRITLQLAKFPSVRGEESRSMMADLNRLSAGLNDASTAPGASLANFNLMFGPILKTTNSTASNVEIDLADLAVGAFADPHHPADPGSRGPGREDFRNLVGSISYELLMVRNKFWGAPTPPPGMPQPPNLIGPNPGNLTPAPSPPGLPPPPPTAPPGGSLEGPP
- a CDS encoding MCE family protein → MTPRAFLKLIAIVAMVCGACGCTSGPFSERAMTIIGLFDSASGLYEGNAVSILGMPVGTVEKIEARGAYVEVTMRVEPGVKIPADAQAVTVSTSILTDRHVEFTPVYRDGPTLADGQTLGLDRTRTPVEFDRVLAMIDKLAVQLEGDGHGSGPVADLLSVSAAMTEGNGTKIRSALGELSTALRMSKERGAPTGDAITKIVTNLESLTTASAENDRTIRDFGSSMRQLSDVMAAEQLGSGSTGAQINQILTETADLIEDNRDALKSTAAGFETTTKAIADYRRELAETLDVAPMLLDNVYNMIDHEKNAIRSHPVLDKVELNGQLTKEVCNLLGMKQLGCTTGTVQDFGPDFGITSMLEGLAGLTP
- a CDS encoding DUF2599 domain-containing protein, producing the protein MRVARLLAIAAGAAALLSGAVVAQAAPLPARPAGSPDYIDHTVWEYHGDRATLRIYPTAWGWAGSGVFTNGAQSYDAWAELLEHAPDANTLSMQNQFLCYWQLSTFTNPGKVGTWNLEPWRPVVSSIIMQNSGCNPGGPDDVLNW